The [Clostridium] celerecrescens 18A genomic sequence GGGAGAAAAGGCTGCATGGAACGGGCCCGACGGAAAGGCCATCTATGCCAAAGGGGAAAGACGAAAGGAAATCCAGAAGAATTACGGACTGGTATTCCAGAACTTTCACTTATTTCCCCATATGACGGTTTTAAAAAACATTACCGATGCGCCGGTTCATGTGCAGAAACGGGATAAGGAAGAGGTTTTTTCTGAGGCCATGAAGCTTCTTAAAAAAATGGGACTAGAGGATAAGGCTGAAGCATATCCCTGCCAGCTTTCCGGAGGTCAGTGCCAACGGGTAGCCATAGCAAGGGCGCTTGCCCTAAATCCCAGGATCCTGTTTTTTGATGAACCGACTTCCGCTCTGGATCCGGAGCTTACAGGAGAGGTATTAAAGGTCATTAAATCCCTTGCAGACATGCACATTACCATGGTCATAGTAACTCATGAGATGGCCTTTGCCAGGGATATCTCAGACAGGATCATCTTTATGGCTGACGGCGTGATCGTAGAAGAGGGAACCCCGGAAGAGGTATTTTCTTCCAGCAATGTGCGGACCCAGAACTTCCTTGGAAGGTATGGAGAGGGTTGAAATTACCAATTTTAGGCAATTCGTAAAATTAATTAAGGAAAAAGATAAAGATTTTTCACAATCGGATGATATACTAAATGTGGAATCATAGGTGATTTAGGAAAGAAAGAAGAGGATGCTTATGAAGAAAACATGGATTATGGCAGTAGCCGTCTGTGCGGCAGTTTTATTTACAGCCTGTGGAAAATCTACAAAGAATACAGAAAGTGTAGCAAATACGGTAACGGAAAGTACGGCCCCCAGTTCTGAGAGTACGGGAGATGTAAGCCAGGAAGCGCCGGGCAACGGGGCAGAATTTAAGATACTGGCAGGTACGGTCAAAAAGGTTGGGGACAACTTGGAAAGCATGACCGTGGAGAACGACGGCAAGGAAATGTCCTTTGACTTAAGCGGTACAGTGGTAGAGACTTCCTATGCGCTGGAGCCGGAAGTGTCAGTTTCCGTTATCTATAAAGGGGAAATTTCCGGTTCGGATGCCTCTAATGCCAAGCCTGTCCTGGTGTTGGACGGGCAGGAGAACATGAAGGTGCAGGAAGTGACCGGAAGCGTTATGGACCAGGCCATGAGCACCTTTACCATTAAGACGGAATCCGGCGAAGAGATAGGATTTATCAAGGATAACTGCGAAGGTCTGGACACTGATGTGCTTGGAACCGCCACTGATGACAGCAATGGAAGCGGGGCCATAGTAAAGGTGACCTATGTGACCGTTGACTATGACGCAGGAAGCAAATCCAACTTCCCCTTAAGGGTGGAAGCCGCAAAGTAAAATGATTAAAATCCCGAATATGCAGGCATAATTTAATCCATGGAGACAAGCATTTCATAAGCCGAAGGCGTAATGAACTTCTTTTTCCAAGATAAAAAGCTTGCAAATTCGGGATTTTCATGTACAATAATAGAGATGACAGAAGAAGGGGCCAATGGACCCCTATTTTGATGATTTTGGCTAGCGAACGATAACCAGATTGCAGAAAGGGAATTTAAGATGATCAGTGCACATAACGTAACATTAAGACTCGGGAAAAAAGCATTGTTTGAAGAAGTGAACATTAAGTTTACTGAAGGCAACTGCTACGGGATGATTGGCGCCAATGGCGCGGGAAAGTCCACTTTCCTTAAAATATTATCCGGTGAATTGGAGCCGACAAACGGCGACATCGTCATAACGCCGGGACAGAGACTTTCCTTCTTAAAACAGGACCACTTTAAATATGACGGCTTCCAGGTGCTTGACACCGTTATTATGGGAAATGCCAGGCTTTATGAGATCATGAAAGAAAAAGATGCCATCTACATGAAAGAAGATTTCACCGATGAAGACGGTATCAAAGCAGCGGACTT encodes the following:
- a CDS encoding amino acid ABC transporter ATP-binding protein, which codes for MYLLEMNHVKKAFDGQGVLRDISLSVKEGEIVSIIGPSGSGKSTLLRCATMLEEMDGGELNYLGEKAAWNGPDGKAIYAKGERRKEIQKNYGLVFQNFHLFPHMTVLKNITDAPVHVQKRDKEEVFSEAMKLLKKMGLEDKAEAYPCQLSGGQCQRVAIARALALNPRILFFDEPTSALDPELTGEVLKVIKSLADMHITMVIVTHEMAFARDISDRIIFMADGVIVEEGTPEEVFSSSNVRTQNFLGRYGEG